TATGGCTGATTTAAAGTCATTCCAAGCTAGAGATGTCTATGGAATGGCCGTTGTGACCAGTCTTGTCGCTCAAAATACCAGAGGCGTTCAATTAATCGAGCACGTCTCCAACCAAATGCTGGAAGCTCAATTGGAGAGCGTCTTTTCGGATATCAAGCCTCAGGCTGTAAAAACAGGGATGTTGGCAACTACTGAGATTATGGAGATCATCCAACCCTACCTTAAAAAGCTAGACTGTCCCTATGTGCTTGATCCTGTTATGGTCGCTACGAGTGGGGACACCCTGATTGATTCTAGTGCCAGAGACTACCTAAAGACAAATCTGCTTCCCCTTGCAACCATTATCACTCCGAATCTTCCTGAGGCAGAAGAGATTGTTGGTTTTTCGATTCATGATCCAGAAGACATGCAGCGTGCTGGTCGCCTAATTATAAAAGAATTTGGTCCCCAGTCCGTTGTTATCAAAGGTGGCCATCTGGAAGGTGGTGCCAAGGATTTCCTTTTTACCAAGGATGAACAATTTGTCTGGGAAAGTCCAAGAATTCAAACTTGTCACACCCATGGTACTGGATGTACCTTTGCTGCTGTGATTACGGCTGAACTAGCCAAGGGCAGAAGTCTTTACCAGGCAGTTGATAAGGCCAAGGCCTTTATCACAAAAGCCATCCAAGACGCTCCTCAACTCGGACATGGTTCTGGCCCAGTCAACCATACAACTTTTAAAGATTAAGAAAAAACTCTCTAGTTCCTACTTTAAGGGAATTAGAGAGTTTTTGATTAGGAAATCATGTCATCCAGCTTTGTTAAAAAGGCTTGCGTTTTTGCCTCAATATCTTCTGCCTGCATCAGATCACGTACGACAGCTACTCCAGCTATACCCGTGCCGATAAGTTGGTCAATATTCTCTGACGTCAAGCCTCCGATAGCAACTACTGGAATGGCGACCGTTTGGCAAATTGTTTTCAAGGTTGAAATCAGGGTAATGGGTGCATTTTCTTTGGTCGTAGTCGGGAAAATGGCTCCTGTTCCCAAGTAATCCGCACCCAATGTTTCTGCTTCGAGAGCTCTATTAACTGTTTTAGCAGTGACACCGAGGATTTTTTCGGGACCCAAGACTTTGCGGGCAACCGAAACTGGTAGTTCATCGTCGCCGATATGCAGACCTGCTGCATCGACTGCAAGACAGACATCCAACCGATCATCAATGATCAAGGGCACCTGGTAGGCATCTGTTATTTCCTTGACTTGTTTTGCCAGTTGATAGTATTGATTGGTAGTGAGGTTTTTTTCTCGTAGTTGGATGATGGTAACACCTGAACGGCAGGCCGTTTCGACTTTTTCAAGAAAGTTTTCCAAGGAATCTTGGTAGCGATTGGTTACTAGATACAGTTTAAGTGCTTCTCTATTCATAAAAGTCTCCTTTGATGGCTTCTAGCCAATTTTCGTCTCTTTTTAGGAGAGAGAGTTGATTGAGAACTTGGTAACGAAAATCTTCCAATCCCATTCCTTGGACAAGAATTCTCTCAGCAGAGATATTGAGATAAGAGACCGCTAGACAAGAAGCTTCAAAGGCAGTCTTTCCTTGGCTAAGAAAAACGGCTGTCAAGGCTCCAACCAAGTCTCCTGTCCCTGTTATCCAGTCTAATTCGTCACAGCCATTCCTCAATACAGCAACCTGATTCTCCGAAACGATGAGGTCCTCGGGGCCAGTGACTAAGAATGACATACCAGAATAGGTCTGACACCAGTCTTTCAAAACTTGAAGCAAATCCTCCGTTTCTTGATCTTTAGCACTCGCATCAACTCCAACTCCATGGTGTTTTAAGCCAACAAGACTTCGGATTTCAGACATATTTCCTTTAAGGACCGTGGGCTTGTATTCTAAAAGATCTGTGACTAGATCCTTACGAATGGGGGAAGCCGCAACGCCAACTGCATCTACTACCATTGGGAGACAAGCTTGAGCTGCATAAGTAGCTGCCATGCGGATTGCTTTCTCCTTCTCAGCTGACAAATGCCCCAAATTGATGAAGAGAGCTTGGCTTTGTTTGGTAAAATCAAGGACCTCACGGGAATCATCTGCCATGACCGGTTTAGATCCCAGAGCCAAAATCCCATTGGCCAGCATCTCACAGGAAATCTCATTGGTGATGCAGTGAATTAAGGAGCTGGAGGTTAGAGGAAAGGGATTTGTAAATTCCTGCATCAGTCTATCCTTTCACCAAAGAAATATCCTTGTACTTTTTTAAAGAATTCCTGCTTGATTAAAAATCGAAAGGCAAGAAAAGCTATGGCTGTACCGATCAAGGTTGCTCCGAAAAATCGAGGAGTGTAGATAAACCAGCTGAGCTTGGCAGCAGATCCCGTAAAGAGAACCATGACAGGATAGGAAACAATAGAACCGATAATCCCTGTTCCCAAGATTTCTCCTAGGGCAGAGAAGTGAAATTTTCGACCGTACTTATAAAAGAGACCTGCAAGGAGGGCTCCAAAGGTAGCTCCAGTGAGGGCCAAGGGCGGAATGCCTTGAGTAGACATACGGATAAAGGCTGTAACTGTTGCCATGACCAAGGCATAAACAGGCCCCATCAAGATTCCCGCAAGAATGTTGACTACACTGGACATTGGTGCCATTCCTTCAATTCGAAAGATGGGTGTAAGAACTACGTCAAGAGCAATCATCATGGATAAAATGGTTAATTTGTGAACTTGTAGTTGGTGGTTTCTCATTTTCTATTTCTTCTCTGTTTCTAAGGACTGCAAATCACTTGTCCAGGTTTGATGTTGGTAAGCCATCTCCCAAAACTTGGCTTCCATATGGACACTTCGATGGAAGGCCTCTAGCATTTTTTGTTTGTCCGTCTCGTTGCTTTCTCGATAGAGCTGATTGACCAGGGCTTCTTCCTCTTTAATCTGCTGTTCTAACTCATCGGTGATATAGGTCTCAATCCACTGTTGATAAAGAGGATTCGGGGATGGTTTGCGATTAAGTGCCTTGCCCAAATCATGGTATAACCAAGGACATGGGAGCAAACTAGCAAAAGCAATGCCCAAGTTTGGCTCTGCAAATTGTCGATAAATATGAGAAATGTAATGATAACAGGTTGGAGCGATTGGATGTTGCTCCATTTCCTGGTCGCTGATTCCTAATTCCATGAAAAATTGTTGGCGGATAAACAACTCACCCTCCACTAGACTCTGGGCATTTTGTTTCAAGAGTCTTTTCATCTCTTGGTTTGAAGTCTTATCAGCCAAGAGGTGATAGGCTTCTGAAAAAGACTTCAGGTAGTAGGCATCCTGAATCAGGTAATAGCGGAAAATAGAAGGTTCTAAATTCCCCTCTTGTAACTGTAAAACAAAGGGGTGATGAAAGGAAGCCTGCCAAGCTTCCTTGGATAATTCCATCGCAATATCTGTAAATTCCATAATAACTCCTTTATAGAAATAGGCTGGTTTGAAGCAATAAAAAGAAAAGTAGGTAGATCAATTTTGTCCTCTGAGAAATATAAAAAGTCCGATAACTATTCTCCAACTGTGCATGCTCGTCATATCCATGCGCAGATAGAGCTCTCAGGTAAAGATGGCGCCACCTAAAGACTGTCATCAGAACCTTACTGTAAATCAGGGGAGACCAAACATGCAATTTTTGACCACGCAATAAGCAAGCTTCCTTGAGGGACTTGATTTCTTGTTGAATGAGGGGAAAGGCATTGAATACCACAATTAAGGCATAGGCCCAAGACCGTGATAACCCCTTTTGAGCCAAGTACAAGAGAAGCTCTTTTAGGGAAATAGAGGAAACAAAGACAAGACCAATACAAACGGTCACAAATGCCCTCGTTCCAAGCATCACTGCCTGCGAAGCATCTCCGTGTAACTGAACTGCCCAGTAGTTGGCCAAAGATGGTAAAATGGCGAGCAAGAGCATCCAAGCCAACATTTTAAATCGACGATAATAGAGCATAAAGAGTATGCAAAATGTAGCTACCGAAAGATTAAGAGCAATCGAAGGAATGAAGGATGTTTCCAAGGATAAAATTAGCAAGAAGAGACTGATAATCGGTGTCTGGGTTGCTACTTTGATCATACTACCTCACCTCCCCTAGAGTATCATTGTTCAGAGATGGGAGAGGTTTGCTGATGGTCACGTCTTTGAGATGACTGAGCCCCTGACTAGTCATCTCAATCCAATAATCAACCACAGAGATCAAGGGATCTAAACGATGGCTAATGATCAAAAAACTTCTTCCCTGATTGCTCTCCTCCAATATCCACTGACAAAAATAATGGCAAGCTCTATCATCCAAACCTGCAAAAGGTTCATCTAACAAGATCACAGAGGCCTTACTAGTCAAGATGGTCAAGAGCTGAAGAATCTTTTGCTGGCCACCACTTAATTGATAGGGACTCTTATCAAGCGCCTGCTCCAGATCAAAATATCGTAAAGCTTGGACAATCCGCTGATTTCTTTCAGAATCATGTCCATCTAATTGAAGCTCTTCTCGCAGACTGACTCGGATAAATTGCTTCTCAGCTTCCTGAACAACACCCGTCAGATCACGATACAGACTCTTTTTCTTTTTTAGGACTTTCCCCTTCCAAGTAATGAGCCCTTTATACTTTTGAAATTGAAGAATAGAGCGAAAGAGGGTTGATTTCCCAACACCATTATCACCCAAGATACAGGAGATTCCTTGGTAGAATGTAAAATCCGCAATTGAAAAGAGGGGACGATTACCCAGCTCACAAGTCACACAGTCCAAATGGAATAGTTCTGGACTAGAAGCAACTTCCTTTGAAGAAACCTGTGTCATCTCAGAGGTAGGGATTTGAAACACCTCCCTTAACTGGCCGTCTCTCAGCTCCACCATATGATCGATATAGGCTTCATAGTCTGATAAATCATGGTCACACAGGATGACTGTCTTCCCATCAAGAGCCAACTCTTTTAGAATCTCCAATATCTCGATTCTGCTCTTGCGGTCAATGGAAGCAAAGGGCTCATCCAAGAGATAGACCCTAGGATTCATAGCAAAGAGAACAGCTAGCGCAGCCTTTTGCTTTTCCCCACCTGATAAGTGATGAATGGGACGGTGCAAAATTGCCTTACAGCGAAATTGCTGGACCACCTCTGCTATTTTAGAATCAATTTCTTGAACGGGATGGCCGATATTCTCCAAGGTAAAAATCAGCTCCTCAAACAAGTTCTCCATGGTAAATTGATGATTGGGATTTTGAAAGAGAATGTCAACTGTCTGGACACGTTCGACGATAGAAAGCTGACTGACCTCGCTCCCATCTATCAGGACTTGACCACTATAGGGAAGAGAACTGACTTGGGCAATCATTTGAAAGAGGCTGGATTTTCCTGAACCACTGCTCCCAACTAACAAGGTGAAGGCTTGCGCATGAAAAGTAAAATCAATCGGTTCCGAAAAGATTGGGGACTGAATCGCTCGTAGTTCCAGCCCCATCTATGCCTTGCCCCCAGCTGCAAACTGATGATAAAGTTTGACAATGGCACGAACCAAGATGGTACAGAAGAAAAAGACAGAAATAAAGCGCACCACCAGCAAGGAAAGGACAAAAGGAAGGGAGAAGGCGTAGTAACCTAACTTAATGTATTCATAGACAAAGCTAAAAAGGGTAATCCCAATACTATTAGCAGTTAGAGAGAACCAACTTTCATAGCGATTCTTGGTTACGATAAAACCAAGTTCACTTCCCAAACCTT
This genomic stretch from Streptococcus sp. 1643 harbors:
- the thiD gene encoding bifunctional hydroxymethylpyrimidine kinase/phosphomethylpyrimidine kinase; its protein translation is MTYLPVALTIAGTDPSGGAGIMADLKSFQARDVYGMAVVTSLVAQNTRGVQLIEHVSNQMLEAQLESVFSDIKPQAVKTGMLATTEIMEIIQPYLKKLDCPYVLDPVMVATSGDTLIDSSARDYLKTNLLPLATIITPNLPEAEEIVGFSIHDPEDMQRAGRLIIKEFGPQSVVIKGGHLEGGAKDFLFTKDEQFVWESPRIQTCHTHGTGCTFAAVITAELAKGRSLYQAVDKAKAFITKAIQDAPQLGHGSGPVNHTTFKD
- the thiE gene encoding thiamine phosphate synthase, coding for MNREALKLYLVTNRYQDSLENFLEKVETACRSGVTIIQLREKNLTTNQYYQLAKQVKEITDAYQVPLIIDDRLDVCLAVDAAGLHIGDDELPVSVARKVLGPEKILGVTAKTVNRALEAETLGADYLGTGAIFPTTTKENAPITLISTLKTICQTVAIPVVAIGGLTSENIDQLIGTGIAGVAVVRDLMQAEDIEAKTQAFLTKLDDMIS
- a CDS encoding hydroxyethylthiazole kinase, whose protein sequence is MQEFTNPFPLTSSSLIHCITNEISCEMLANGILALGSKPVMADDSREVLDFTKQSQALFINLGHLSAEKEKAIRMAATYAAQACLPMVVDAVGVAASPIRKDLVTDLLEYKPTVLKGNMSEIRSLVGLKHHGVGVDASAKDQETEDLLQVLKDWCQTYSGMSFLVTGPEDLIVSENQVAVLRNGCDELDWITGTGDLVGALTAVFLSQGKTAFEASCLAVSYLNISAERILVQGMGLEDFRYQVLNQLSLLKRDENWLEAIKGDFYE
- the thiW gene encoding energy coupling factor transporter S component ThiW, which translates into the protein MRNHQLQVHKLTILSMMIALDVVLTPIFRIEGMAPMSSVVNILAGILMGPVYALVMATVTAFIRMSTQGIPPLALTGATFGALLAGLFYKYGRKFHFSALGEILGTGIIGSIVSYPVMVLFTGSAAKLSWFIYTPRFFGATLIGTAIAFLAFRFLIKQEFFKKVQGYFFGERID
- the tenA gene encoding thiaminase II, with product MEFTDIAMELSKEAWQASFHHPFVLQLQEGNLEPSIFRYYLIQDAYYLKSFSEAYHLLADKTSNQEMKRLLKQNAQSLVEGELFIRQQFFMELGISDQEMEQHPIAPTCYHYISHIYRQFAEPNLGIAFASLLPCPWLYHDLGKALNRKPSPNPLYQQWIETYITDELEQQIKEEEALVNQLYRESNETDKQKMLEAFHRSVHMEAKFWEMAYQHQTWTSDLQSLETEKK
- a CDS encoding energy-coupling factor transporter transmembrane component T; translated protein: MIKVATQTPIISLFLLILSLETSFIPSIALNLSVATFCILFMLYYRRFKMLAWMLLLAILPSLANYWAVQLHGDASQAVMLGTRAFVTVCIGLVFVSSISLKELLLYLAQKGLSRSWAYALIVVFNAFPLIQQEIKSLKEACLLRGQKLHVWSPLIYSKVLMTVFRWRHLYLRALSAHGYDEHAQLENSYRTFYISQRTKLIYLLFFLLLQTSLFL
- a CDS encoding ATP-binding cassette domain-containing protein, which encodes MGLELRAIQSPIFSEPIDFTFHAQAFTLLVGSSGSGKSSLFQMIAQVSSLPYSGQVLIDGSEVSQLSIVERVQTVDILFQNPNHQFTMENLFEELIFTLENIGHPVQEIDSKIAEVVQQFRCKAILHRPIHHLSGGEKQKAALAVLFAMNPRVYLLDEPFASIDRKSRIEILEILKELALDGKTVILCDHDLSDYEAYIDHMVELRDGQLREVFQIPTSEMTQVSSKEVASSPELFHLDCVTCELGNRPLFSIADFTFYQGISCILGDNGVGKSTLFRSILQFQKYKGLITWKGKVLKKKKSLYRDLTGVVQEAEKQFIRVSLREELQLDGHDSERNQRIVQALRYFDLEQALDKSPYQLSGGQQKILQLLTILTSKASVILLDEPFAGLDDRACHYFCQWILEESNQGRSFLIISHRLDPLISVVDYWIEMTSQGLSHLKDVTISKPLPSLNNDTLGEVR